In the Saccharococcus thermophilus genome, AAAAGTACGCCCCTAAAGATGAGATTTTTCAGATAGTGGGGCTAGCCTCCACTATCTGAACGAATCCTATGAAGTTATCAAAGAACAAAAATCTAACTGGAATTACCTTGAAAGCGGATTCAAAAAATACTATGCGAGGAGTGAATATTATGCACATGGCTGATGCCTTGATTTCACCAGCTGTTGGTGGAACTATGCTGGCAGCCACTACTGGAGTTGCAGCTTATTCAATCAAAAAACTCCAGAATGAGATGGATGAAAAGAAAATTCCTTTAATGGGGGTTATGGGGGCATTTGTTTTTGCAACACAAATGATTAATTTTTCAATACCGGGTACTGGTTCAAGCGGACACCTCGGGGGAGGAATGTTGCTTGCAATATTATTGGGCCCTTATGCTGGATTTTTGACGATGGCTTCAATTTTGTTGATACAAGCATTGTTCTTTGGTGACGGCGGATTGCTTGCTTATGGCTGCAACGTATTTAATCTTGGTTTTTATACCTGTTTTATAGCATACCCTTTAATATATAAATGGTTTATACGTAAAGGGGTTACTTCCAAAAGGATTTTTGCAGGTTCAATGGCTTCAGCGCTGGTTGCTCTCCAATTGGGTGCTTTTAGCGTTGTCCTTGAGACTCTTTTATCAGGAAAGACCGAATTGCCTTTTGGAAAATTCGTACTGCTGATGCTGCCGATACATCTTGCAATTGGGATAGTTGAAGGGCTGGTAACCGCAGCAATTGTTACTTTCGTATGGAGAGCCAGACCTGAAATTTTGGAAAAGGCAGTGAATGGGGAAGCCCTTGGCAATATATCCATGAAGAAAGTATTGACAGGCCTTTCCATCGCAGTAGTTGTGGTTGGCGGTTTGTTTTCTTGGTTTGCTTCCGCAAATCCTGACGGCCTGGAATGGTCTATCGAAAAAATAGCAGGTACGACAGAACTGAAAGCTCCTGATGGCATTCATAAAATACTCTCTGAAATTCAAAGCAAAACAGCATTATTACTCACATTTCGCACCCTCTCGACGAAAATCGGGAGGATTTTTTCGTTCCGATGTCGAATGAATCCTTGACACACAAGGAACGTAAAGGAGTTTTTCACTTATGAACGTTCAAGTCAAAAAGGTCTATCGCAATTCTTATTTGAATATAATAAGTGCCCTATTCAAGAAACTGGGTCTGCCTCAATTGATTGACCATCTCGTGCCCGTCGATCCGCAGTGCCAAACGCGAGTCAGCGATGCCGTTCAGGCCATCCTCTACAATGTGTTTGACGGCCGGCAAGCCCTTGTTCACTTGGAACATTGGGCTCAGGAGGTCGATTGTGAGAAACTCATCCGTCCCGATCTCCATCCTTCCTGGTTGAACGACGATGCGTTGGCCCGTCATCTCGATCGCCTGTATGAGGCTGGCATTCACAACGTCATCAGCACTTGCTTGATTCATATTTATCGAAAAGAAGGCCTTTCCCTCCGAGCCTTCCACGCCGATACGACGGACAAGACCGTTTACGGCGCGTATGAATCGGCCTCGTTAGAGGCCTTACAAATCACACATGGCTACAACCGCCATCATCGTTGGCAAAAACAGATCGGTTTCGGACTGGTCGGCAACGAGGACGGCATCCCGTTTTACGGCGATGTGCACGATGGCAACCTGCCCGATAAAACATGGAATCCCGAGGTGCTGTCTCGTGTCCATGAACAGCTGAAGCAGGCCAAAATCGAAGACGAATGGATTTACGTGGCCGATTCCGCCGCGATGACGAAAGAGACCCTGGCGCAAACCAAAGCGGCCAACGCCTTTTTGATCACCAGAGGCCCTTCGTCGCTCCGGATCGTGAAAACCGCGCTGGCCGAAGCGGATGCTGAGGACACGACGTGGAGCGATCCCTTTACGTTGGCGGAGAGAAACGGCGCCACGTACCGGGTATGGGAAACGGCCTCGACGTATGAAGGCCACCCCGTTCGGCTGATCGTTGTTGAATCGAGCGCGCTCGACCAGCGAAAAGGAAAGACGCTTGAAAAAGAACGAACCAAAGAAGCGGAGCTTCTTCGCGAGGAACAAGCCCGTTGGGAGCGTCACCCCTTCTCCTGCCGGGAAGATGCCGAACAAGCCTTGGCGTCCCTCAAGGCGTCCCTTCGCCCCCGGTTTCATCGGGTTGAGGCCGCGGTCGAAGAGATCGTACGCCTGAAAAAACGGCGCGGACGGCCGAAAAAAGGGGCGGAACCCGAGGTGGAGACGCTGTATTTCTTGCACCTTGACGTCGAATTCGACCAAGACGCGTGGGAACAGGCGAGACGGAAAGCGTCCCGGTTTGTCCTTGTCACGACCGTTCCGAAGGAATGGAAGGGCCAACCCATGGATGCCCAAGAGATCTTGAAGCTGTATAAAGGGCAGATCTCGGTGGAAATGAACTTCGCTTTTTTGAAAGATCCGTTTTTCACGGATGAGATTTACGTCAAAAAACCAGAACGGGTCGCAGTATTAGGCTATTTGTTTCTGTTGGCCTTGGCTATTTACCGCGTTTTTCAGCGCCGAGTGCGTCAGTTTATTACTCCAGAACACCCGTTGAAGGGTCCTGGAGGCCGCAAGCTGACCCGGCCGACGGGACAGGCGATTTTTCAGCTGTTTCAATATGTGAACGTCGTCCTGTTCAAGCTGCCGGATGGGCGCATCCAACGCTCACTGGATCGCTCCCTTACCCCTGATCAGCGAAGGATTCTGCAGGGATTGGGCATGGATGAGAGCATCTACGTGTAACGTGATACGGAACGACCAGCGATGGTAAAAAAAGGATTGCCATCGCTCGTTGTGTTGGTCAAAAAGTTATTCTGAAAAACTAAATAAAAAATCCTTTGTTTTGACCTTGTTAGGGTGCGAAATGTGAGTTATTACCTGATTATAACTTTAAGACAAATAAAGGTGAAAATAAAGAAAAAACAGCTGCACAAGCTGAAAATGCGTGGCCTGCTGTTAGTGTCGGAACAAGTGTTTCGGGTATAGTAGGAGGAGCATTGACCCTTGCACTGGCCGTATTTACGGGTTGGATCATCATTGTGGTTAAAAGGAAAAAGAGAAAAATTACCATTTAATTGTTTAATTATTTTTATGACGATGTAAAAAACTACCTTTAGTTTTTAAGAGGAATTGATTTAAATGGCGAACATGATAAATTCAATATCTAATATAAGGCTTCTGGATGACCTGGCGCGGAAAGAGACCTTTATACACAGAATTCATCCACTAATAAAGCTGTTGATCACAGTCGTTTATTTGACTGTGGTTGTGTCATTTGGAAGATATGAAATAAGCGGTCTTTTGCCTTTTATTTTTTATCCTATACTAATTTTTGCCTTTGCAGAGATACCAATTGCGCCAATTCTAAAAATGATATTGCTTATTGAGCCTTTAATCATCGGAATTGGAATATTAAATCCATTGTTTGATCATTCTAAAGTGATGCTTGGTGGAATTGCTGTTTCAAGAGGATGGGTTACTTTTTTAGGGTCTTCACCATTTTCTGTGATTTCTACTCAATCCTAGAAACATGTTAGCTGGATGAAATAGGTTCATCAGTCAGTATCCTTCTTCCGCATACAGACCACGAAGTTGGTAGAATGGAAACAGTCAAGTGCTTTCCTTGACGGGTTCCATTCTACCAACTATCATACCGATAGCGGAAGAAGGGAGCGCTTAAGCAGCCTGACTACCTGTAGTGTTCCCTGTACACTCCAGAAATACACGCAAACGAAACCGTTCTAGATTTCGATAGCCATATGCCCGGCGTTTGATGTTTTTGATCTTGTGATTCGTCCCCTCGATCCGGGCATTTGTATATGGGCACAAAAAGTAGGAAAGAATAGGCTCCTTCCACCTTTCAAGCGTGTTGGCTGCTTCCTGAAAAGAAGCAAAAGGGCTCTGTTTGGCTAACTTAATCCATTCTTCCAAGCGTTCCTTTGCTTCGTTATATCCATCGGTTCGGTAAAAATCCCGAAACAACTCTTTCAGATAATAAGCAATGGAAAGTGCCGGATACTCCTCCAAGATATCGTCTAATCGAAGCCGTTGGTCCTTACGAAGCTTTTCACATCCTTTTAAGAGAAGATATCGAGCCTTTTTCAATGGAGAAAATTCCTTTCTTGCTTGATCCAAGGCTTGTGTCACTTTTTGAACCACATGGTACTTATCGATGACAATCGAAGCAGATGGAAACAGGGCACGAACCGCCTTATGATAAGGTTCCCACATGTCAAGAATCACCGTTTGGACCATTTCTTTCGACAGGACATTTTGGCTCAACAAGTTGATGGCGGAGTCACATTGGCGATCGGCATGCATTCCCATGACCGATCCGGCTTTGGCATCCATCAATACGGTTTCATACTGATGTCCCTTTTTTACCGCGATTTCATCTAAGCTAAGCACCATCCCTTCCTGAAAAGATGCCCCCTTTGCTGCTTGGCGCTCTTTTGCTTTTTTCGATGCGATGGAGTAATAGATGCGTTCCAATGTCGTATATGGGATGCGGTGCTTTCGGCTAACCTCTTGAATGGTGGAGCCTTCACAAAGTTCATACAAGTACTCACAAAATCGATTGGTGTAGTGTTGATTGGGTGGAATCGATTCCAAAGAGGCGGAAAACACTTGG is a window encoding:
- a CDS encoding energy-coupling factor ABC transporter permease; its protein translation is MHMADALISPAVGGTMLAATTGVAAYSIKKLQNEMDEKKIPLMGVMGAFVFATQMINFSIPGTGSSGHLGGGMLLAILLGPYAGFLTMASILLIQALFFGDGGLLAYGCNVFNLGFYTCFIAYPLIYKWFIRKGVTSKRIFAGSMASALVALQLGAFSVVLETLLSGKTELPFGKFVLLMLPIHLAIGIVEGLVTAAIVTFVWRARPEILEKAVNGEALGNISMKKVLTGLSIAVVVVGGLFSWFASANPDGLEWSIEKIAGTTELKAPDGIHKILSEIQSKTALLLTFRTLSTKIGRIFSFRCRMNP
- a CDS encoding IS1634 family transposase, translated to MNVQVKKVYRNSYLNIISALFKKLGLPQLIDHLVPVDPQCQTRVSDAVQAILYNVFDGRQALVHLEHWAQEVDCEKLIRPDLHPSWLNDDALARHLDRLYEAGIHNVISTCLIHIYRKEGLSLRAFHADTTDKTVYGAYESASLEALQITHGYNRHHRWQKQIGFGLVGNEDGIPFYGDVHDGNLPDKTWNPEVLSRVHEQLKQAKIEDEWIYVADSAAMTKETLAQTKAANAFLITRGPSSLRIVKTALAEADAEDTTWSDPFTLAERNGATYRVWETASTYEGHPVRLIVVESSALDQRKGKTLEKERTKEAELLREEQARWERHPFSCREDAEQALASLKASLRPRFHRVEAAVEEIVRLKKRRGRPKKGAEPEVETLYFLHLDVEFDQDAWEQARRKASRFVLVTTVPKEWKGQPMDAQEILKLYKGQISVEMNFAFLKDPFFTDEIYVKKPERVAVLGYLFLLALAIYRVFQRRVRQFITPEHPLKGPGGRKLTRPTGQAIFQLFQYVNVVLFKLPDGRIQRSLDRSLTPDQRRILQGLGMDESIYV
- a CDS encoding energy-coupling factor transporter transmembrane protein EcfT produces the protein MANMINSISNIRLLDDLARKETFIHRIHPLIKLLITVVYLTVVVSFGRYEISGLLPFIFYPILIFAFAEIPIAPILKMILLIEPLIIGIGILNPLFDHSKVMLGGIAVSRGWVTFLGSSPFSVISTQS
- a CDS encoding ISL3 family transposase; translated protein: MLSIPLGLPEFKVIKQELLSYGYAIHVEKTETQERCPHCGFATSSVHDRRTRKVRDLAIFHQPVYLFVKVKRYRCWNCSQVFSASLESIPPNQHYTNRFCEYLYELCEGSTIQEVSRKHRIPYTTLERIYYSIASKKAKERQAAKGASFQEGMVLSLDEIAVKKGHQYETVLMDAKAGSVMGMHADRQCDSAINLLSQNVLSKEMVQTVILDMWEPYHKAVRALFPSASIVIDKYHVVQKVTQALDQARKEFSPLKKARYLLLKGCEKLRKDQRLRLDDILEEYPALSIAYYLKELFRDFYRTDGYNEAKERLEEWIKLAKQSPFASFQEAANTLERWKEPILSYFLCPYTNARIEGTNHKIKNIKRRAYGYRNLERFRLRVFLECTGNTTGSQAA